The following are from one region of the Gryllotalpicola protaetiae genome:
- a CDS encoding beta-galactosidase, with translation MSSIFPSIRFGGDYNPDQWDPSVWDDDVRLMRGASVTTATVGVFSWARLEPRPGEFDFGWLDTVLEKLDAGGIRVILATATASPPAWLATLHPESLPVDERGSRFGFGSRQQYSPSSAVYREHALRLVRELAARYGAHPALEAWHTNNEYGCHVAASYDDESVAAFRAWLARRYGTVDELNRAWGTGFWSQRYGSFDEVDAPRHAPTFRNPTQLLDWKRFSSWALLELHRAERSVLAELSPGVPVTTNFMGFFADLDYWDWSAEMDFISDDEYPDPSDPLSHVLSAATRDLMRSLGGGRPWLLMEQSPSAVNWRDRNAPKAPGQHRATSFQSVARGADGILHFQWRQSASGAEKFHAAMVPHGGENTRVHREVQALGRELAELSAGDAGVLGAPVPASVAIVWDWESWWALGQEATPTRIDYLASVLEWYGALLRRGVTINFVRPGADTAAYRLVVAPLQQVGSGDELAALAAVVERGDTLVVGFQTGILDRDLHVHLGGYLGGAGSALQRALGVSVEEFAPLQLGVPTVVAGELEGTAGVWQEHVRVTDAAVLASFADGHASGGAAITRRATEAAGAAWYVATQPSAALFDALFDRVLADAGVEPAFAGPEYGVETAARGGARFVINHTGEPREVVVAGTGVSLEPFGVAVLTGSEG, from the coding sequence GTGTCCTCGATCTTCCCGTCCATCCGCTTCGGCGGCGACTACAACCCCGATCAGTGGGACCCCTCCGTGTGGGACGACGACGTGCGCCTCATGCGCGGCGCATCCGTCACGACGGCGACGGTGGGGGTGTTCTCGTGGGCGCGGCTCGAGCCGCGACCCGGCGAGTTCGACTTCGGCTGGCTCGACACCGTGCTCGAGAAGCTCGACGCGGGCGGCATCCGCGTCATTCTCGCCACCGCGACCGCTTCACCACCTGCCTGGCTCGCCACGCTGCACCCCGAGAGCCTGCCCGTCGACGAGCGCGGCAGCCGGTTCGGCTTCGGCTCGCGGCAGCAGTACAGCCCGAGCTCCGCGGTCTACCGCGAGCACGCGCTTCGCCTGGTTCGCGAGCTGGCGGCGCGCTACGGCGCACACCCGGCGCTCGAGGCGTGGCACACCAACAATGAGTACGGATGCCACGTCGCGGCCTCCTACGACGACGAGTCCGTCGCCGCGTTCCGCGCCTGGCTCGCGCGCCGCTACGGCACGGTCGACGAGCTCAATCGGGCATGGGGAACGGGGTTCTGGTCGCAGCGCTACGGCTCGTTCGACGAGGTCGACGCGCCGCGGCACGCCCCGACCTTCCGCAACCCGACGCAGCTGCTCGACTGGAAACGGTTCTCGTCGTGGGCGCTGCTCGAACTGCACCGCGCCGAGCGCTCGGTTCTCGCCGAGCTCAGCCCCGGCGTGCCCGTCACGACGAACTTCATGGGCTTCTTCGCGGACCTCGACTACTGGGACTGGTCCGCTGAGATGGACTTCATCAGCGACGACGAGTACCCGGACCCCAGCGATCCGCTGTCGCACGTGCTGTCGGCGGCGACCCGCGACCTGATGCGCTCGCTCGGCGGCGGCAGGCCGTGGCTGCTCATGGAGCAGTCGCCGAGCGCGGTCAACTGGCGCGACCGCAACGCGCCCAAGGCACCCGGGCAGCACCGCGCGACGAGCTTCCAGTCGGTCGCGCGCGGCGCCGACGGCATCCTGCACTTCCAGTGGCGGCAGTCCGCCTCTGGCGCCGAGAAGTTCCACGCCGCGATGGTGCCGCACGGCGGCGAGAACACGCGGGTGCACCGCGAGGTGCAGGCGCTCGGTCGCGAGCTCGCCGAGCTCAGCGCGGGCGACGCTGGGGTGCTGGGCGCGCCGGTGCCCGCATCCGTCGCCATCGTCTGGGATTGGGAGTCGTGGTGGGCCCTCGGACAGGAGGCGACGCCGACCCGCATCGACTACCTCGCGAGCGTTCTCGAGTGGTACGGCGCCCTGCTGCGCCGCGGTGTGACGATCAACTTCGTGCGGCCGGGCGCCGACACCGCTGCCTATCGCCTGGTCGTCGCGCCGTTGCAGCAGGTGGGATCCGGCGACGAGCTCGCTGCGCTCGCCGCGGTCGTCGAGCGGGGCGACACGCTCGTCGTGGGGTTCCAGACCGGCATCCTCGACCGCGATCTGCACGTGCATCTCGGCGGCTATCTCGGCGGGGCGGGCAGCGCGCTGCAGCGCGCACTCGGCGTCTCGGTCGAGGAGTTCGCGCCCCTGCAGCTCGGCGTGCCCACGGTCGTGGCCGGCGAGCTGGAGGGCACGGCCGGTGTGTGGCAAGAGCATGTACGGGTGACGGATGCCGCGGTGCTGGCGTCGTTCGCCGACGGCCACGCCTCGGGCGGCGCCGCCATCACCCGCCGCGCGACCGAGGCGGCCGGCGCGGCCTGGTACGTCGCGACCCAGCCGTCTGCCGCGCTCTTCGACGCGCTGTTCGACCGCGTGCTGGCGGATGCCGGCGTCGAGCCTGCCTTCGCCGGCCCGGAGTACGGCGTCGAGACGGCGGCGCGCGGCGGCGCCCGCTTCGTCATCAACCACACGGGCGAGCCGCGCGAGGTGGTCGTCGCGGGCACCGGCGTCTCGCTCGAGCCCTTCGGGGTGGCGGTGCTGACCGGCTCGGAGGGCTGA
- a CDS encoding LacI family DNA-binding transcriptional regulator has translation MTNTLGGRPARPASMLDVARRAGVSQQTVSRVSNGSEAVKPETRERVLAAMAELGYRPNSAARALKSGRFMRIGVLMHNLNSFGASRMLEAINFEAARRGYSIELIAVSDPSTGEVTRALSRLDHEAVDGIVLRLDTHRSPEQDIGFPSGIPTVIVEGDSFDDRVAVDADQRQGAQLAVQHLLDLGHPTVWHVAGAEGYASAAERERAWRDTLAAAGRTAPALVRGDWSPESGYAAGKRLLQEPDVTAVFCANDQMALGVLRAFHEAGRAVPAEASVVGFDDTQESAYFWPPLTTVHQDLEGVGASAVTLLLAQIEDGPVAPGVRLTQNQLIVRKSTDAWNG, from the coding sequence GTGACGAACACCCTGGGGGGACGCCCGGCACGCCCGGCCTCCATGCTCGACGTCGCGCGCAGGGCCGGCGTCTCGCAGCAGACCGTGAGCCGGGTCTCCAACGGGTCTGAGGCCGTGAAGCCCGAGACGCGCGAACGCGTGCTCGCCGCGATGGCCGAGCTCGGGTATCGCCCCAACAGCGCCGCCCGCGCGCTCAAGAGCGGCCGGTTCATGCGCATCGGCGTGCTGATGCACAACCTGAACTCGTTCGGGGCGAGCCGCATGCTCGAGGCGATCAACTTCGAGGCCGCCCGCCGGGGCTACTCGATCGAGCTGATCGCGGTGAGCGACCCGTCGACCGGCGAGGTCACCAGGGCGCTCAGCCGCCTCGACCACGAGGCCGTCGACGGCATCGTGCTGCGCCTCGACACGCACCGTTCCCCCGAGCAGGACATCGGCTTCCCGAGCGGGATCCCCACCGTGATCGTCGAGGGTGACTCGTTCGACGACCGGGTCGCCGTCGACGCCGACCAGCGCCAGGGCGCACAGCTCGCCGTGCAGCACCTGCTCGATCTCGGCCACCCGACCGTCTGGCACGTCGCCGGAGCGGAAGGCTACGCGAGCGCAGCCGAGCGCGAACGCGCCTGGCGGGACACTCTCGCCGCCGCCGGCCGTACCGCACCCGCCCTGGTGCGCGGCGACTGGAGCCCCGAGTCCGGCTACGCGGCCGGGAAACGTCTCCTGCAGGAACCCGACGTCACCGCCGTGTTCTGCGCCAACGACCAGATGGCGCTCGGCGTGCTGCGCGCCTTCCATGAGGCCGGCCGCGCCGTGCCGGCCGAAGCGAGCGTCGTCGGCTTCGACGACACGCAGGAATCCGCATACTTCTGGCCGCCGCTGACGACGGTGCACCAGGATCTCGAAGGGGTCGGCGCGAGCGCCGTCACCCTGCTGCTCGCGCAGATCGAGGATGGGCCGGTCGCACCGGGCGTGCGGCTCACGCAGAACCAACTCATCGTCAGAAAGTCGACGGATGCCTGGAATGGCTGA
- the galK gene encoding galactokinase, translated as MSSLVDETAAGFEKRFSYAPSGIWSAPGRVNLIGEHTDYNEGFVLPFAIDRRTFAALALRDDDVVRVSSASGDQAVEVRLADAAAGPASLEGIAEDGRWAAYPLGVVWALGQLGADLAGLPGFDVYFESDVPIGAGLSSSAAIEGALAVALNEVWRLGFDDTRLVDVCHRAENDFVGAPTGILDQSAALLSQEGAALFLDCRDGSSEPVDLALQASDLAILVIDTKVRHEHVSGGYAERRAACETAARELGVRALRDVAWPQLLAARDTLDGVVYRRARHIVTEDQRVLDTVAALRAQDYDAVGDLMFASHRSMRDDFEISTPELDLAVEISLNYGAIGARMTGGGFGGSVIALTPVSAITQVQVAIDGAFAEHGYAGPEMFLVWPSQGARRDR; from the coding sequence ATGAGCTCGCTCGTCGATGAGACCGCAGCAGGATTCGAGAAGCGCTTCTCATATGCGCCTTCCGGCATATGGTCGGCGCCGGGGCGCGTCAACCTGATCGGCGAGCACACCGACTACAACGAGGGCTTCGTGCTGCCGTTCGCGATCGACCGGCGCACCTTCGCCGCCCTCGCCCTCCGCGACGACGACGTGGTGCGGGTCTCGAGCGCTTCCGGCGACCAGGCCGTCGAGGTGCGACTGGCGGATGCCGCGGCCGGCCCCGCGTCGCTCGAGGGCATCGCCGAGGACGGTCGCTGGGCGGCCTACCCTCTGGGGGTGGTCTGGGCGCTGGGACAGCTCGGAGCGGATCTCGCGGGGCTGCCAGGCTTCGACGTGTATTTCGAGTCCGATGTGCCCATCGGCGCGGGCCTGTCGTCGTCGGCGGCGATCGAGGGCGCCCTCGCGGTCGCGCTGAACGAGGTGTGGCGGCTCGGCTTCGACGACACGCGGCTCGTCGACGTGTGCCACCGGGCCGAGAACGACTTCGTCGGCGCCCCGACCGGAATCCTCGACCAGTCGGCGGCGCTCCTCTCACAGGAGGGCGCTGCCCTCTTCCTCGACTGCCGTGACGGGTCGTCGGAGCCGGTCGACCTCGCCCTGCAGGCATCCGATCTCGCCATTCTCGTGATCGACACGAAGGTGAGGCACGAGCACGTGTCCGGCGGCTACGCCGAGCGACGCGCGGCGTGCGAGACGGCGGCGCGCGAACTCGGTGTGCGCGCCCTGCGCGATGTGGCCTGGCCGCAACTGCTGGCCGCGCGCGACACGCTCGACGGGGTCGTGTACCGTCGCGCCCGCCACATCGTCACCGAGGATCAGCGGGTGCTCGACACGGTCGCCGCACTGAGGGCGCAGGACTACGACGCCGTCGGCGACCTCATGTTCGCCTCGCACCGCTCGATGCGCGACGACTTCGAGATCTCGACCCCCGAGCTCGATCTCGCCGTCGAGATCTCGCTGAACTACGGGGCGATCGGCGCGCGCATGACCGGGGGCGGCTTCGGCGGCTCGGTCATCGCGCTCACGCCGGTCTCCGCCATCACCCAGGTTCAGGTCGCCATCGACGGCGCGTTCGCCGAGCACGGCTACGCGGGGCCGGAGATGTTCCTCGTGTGGCCGTCGCAGGGCGCTCGGCGCGATCGGTAG